The following coding sequences are from one Granulicella sp. L56 window:
- a CDS encoding cupin domain-containing protein — protein MKPISTANAEHYLWGDACDGWHLVRTDELNIIEEKMPTGTSENRHLHVRARQFFYVLEGELTMEIEREEFVLRVGDGVEIAPGKAHQAFNRSEKSTCFLVTSQPPSHGDRVEQAY, from the coding sequence GTGAAGCCGATCAGCACGGCGAATGCCGAGCACTATCTTTGGGGGGACGCTTGCGACGGCTGGCATCTCGTTCGTACGGACGAGCTAAATATCATCGAAGAAAAGATGCCGACGGGCACCTCCGAAAACCGTCATCTTCACGTTCGCGCACGCCAGTTTTTCTATGTGCTTGAAGGAGAGCTGACGATGGAGATCGAGCGCGAAGAGTTTGTGCTGCGTGTGGGAGATGGCGTCGAGATCGCTCCCGGAAAAGCACACCAGGCGTTCAACCGAAGTGAGAAGAGCACATGTTTTCTGGTGACCAGTCAGCCGCCAAGCCATGGTGATCGCGTGGAACAGGCCTATTGA